The genomic DNA ACGAGTACTACCTGTTCTACTCCGGCGGACACTCCGGCCAGGTTTTCGTGGCCGGCGTCCCGTCCATGCGCCACATCGCGACGATCCCGGTCTTCACGCCGTATCCCGGCACGGGCTACGGCTTCGACGAGGACAGCAAGGCGATGCTTGGCGACTTCACCTGGGGCGACGTCCACCACCCCGCGATGTCCAAGACCGACGGGGACTACGACGGGCGCTGGCTGTTCGTCAACGACAACGCCAACAACCGCGTCGCGCGCATCGACATGCGCGACTTCAAGACCAAGCAGATCCTGGGGCCGATTCCCAACACCATGGGCAACCACGGCTCGTCGATGGTCACCAACGACACCGAGTACGCTCTGGTGGCGACGCGCTTCAGCGTGCCGGTTCCCAACCGCTTCGTGCCGGTCGCCGACTACGCGACCGACTTCAAGGGCGCGGTCACGGGAATCCGCATCGACCCGGACGACGGTACCATGAGCGTGGGCTGGCAGATCATCACGCCGCCGTTCAACTGGGACCTGGGCGCGACCGGCAAGGGCCCGTCCGACGGCTGGGCGTTCTGGTCCTCGTACAACTCGGAGCGCGCCACCGGCAAACTCGAGATCACCGCATCGCAGAAGGACCGCGACTACATGGCGATCGTCGACTGGCGTCTCGCGGAGCAACTCACCGAGCAGGGACGCGGCACCGACATCGAGGGCATCCCGGTGTTGGACCCGGCGGACAACCCTGGCGTCATGTACCTGGTGCCCTGCGCCAAGAGCCCGCACGGCGCCGACGTGGACCCCAGCGGCGAGTACGTCATCTGCTCGGGCAAGCTGTCGCCGACTGTGACCGTGTACTCTTGGGAGCTGCTCAAGCGCGCCATCGACGACCAGGACTTCACCGGTGAAGAGGACGGCATACCGGTCCTCAACTACGACAACACGGTCGTGATGGAGGTCCCGATCGGCCTCGGGCCGCTGCACACGCAGTTCGACGGGCGCGGCAA from Gemmatimonadota bacterium includes the following:
- the nosZ gene encoding Sec-dependent nitrous-oxide reductase, which gives rise to MKNLRLLGAAVAAALAVSACGERAPSIPGQQTLATADVQAAALRTFIKPGDLDEYYLFYSGGHSGQVFVAGVPSMRHIATIPVFTPYPGTGYGFDEDSKAMLGDFTWGDVHHPAMSKTDGDYDGRWLFVNDNANNRVARIDMRDFKTKQILGPIPNTMGNHGSSMVTNDTEYALVATRFSVPVPNRFVPVADYATDFKGAVTGIRIDPDDGTMSVGWQIITPPFNWDLGATGKGPSDGWAFWSSYNSERATGKLEITASQKDRDYMAIVDWRLAEQLTEQGRGTDIEGIPVLDPADNPGVMYLVPCAKSPHGADVDPSGEYVICSGKLSPTVTVYSWELLKRAIDDQDFTGEEDGIPVLNYDNTVVMEVPIGLGPLHTQFDGRGNAYTSLFVESSVAKWKLPPYEEGIDPESIILGKIPAHFNIGHLVTSHGDTRNPRGDYLIAMNKLSKGRHLSVGPSIPESSQLIDIGGETMGMLYESFTEPEPHFAQLVHA